One segment of Cyprinus carpio isolate SPL01 chromosome A17, ASM1834038v1, whole genome shotgun sequence DNA contains the following:
- the LOC109070482 gene encoding ectodysplasin-A receptor-associated adapter protein-like isoform X1, translating into MFETIVMNMTSLKAFTEPFGRVASEPVEDTDPSSFIADMSLRSNYPVQVTDPQGIRDPVTLQLSSVPPGYLLSAVDRIRQPVENDSSAFIPSSSVSLDFGKEQKPCKECLCSAPPPKISDLMNDEDLLYSLRLKLDPTHCTVKNWKNFASRWGMSYDELTLLEQRTHGPTYHSPTQEFLLRYNQKPVTELTELCQLYQRIDVLRLLQRWMENDWPSRWQQAH; encoded by the exons ATGTTTGAAACAATCGTAATGAACATGACGAGCTTGAAGGCGTTCACCGAGCCGTTTG ggaGAGTGGCTTCTGAACCGGTGGAGGACACGGACCCCAGCAGCTTCATTGCAGATATg tctctgAGGTCAAATTACCCTGTTCAGGTCACTGACCCACAAGGTATCAgag ATCCTGTAACCCTACAGCTCAGCTCTGTTCCCCCTGGATATCTGTTGTCAGCGGTGGACAGGATACGACAG CCTGTGGAAAATGACAGTAGTGCATTTATTCCATCATCTTCAGTTTCATTAG ACTTCGGTAAAGAACAAAAGCCCTGTAAGGAGTGTTTATGTTCTGCCCCTCCACCCAAAATCAGTGACCTCATGAATGACGAAGACCTTCTCTACAGTCTAAGGCTAAAGCTGGATCCAACTCACTGCACTGTCAAAAACTGGAAGAACTTTGCAAGCCGCTGGGGAATGAGCTACGACGAGCTCACGCTTCTAGAGCAGCGCACACACGGTCCCACCTACCATAGTCCCACTCAAGAGTTCCTCCTGCGCTACAACCAGAAACCTGTCACGGAGCTCACCGAACTCTGCCAGCTGTACCAGCGCATCGATGTGCTTCGATTGCTCCAGAGGTGGATGGAGAACGACTGGCCCTCACGCTGGCAGCAGGCCCATTAG
- the LOC109070482 gene encoding ectodysplasin-A receptor-associated adapter protein-like isoform X2: MFETIVMNMTSLKAFTEPFGRVASEPVEDTDPSSFIADMSLRSNYPVQVTDPQDPVTLQLSSVPPGYLLSAVDRIRQPVENDSSAFIPSSSVSLDFGKEQKPCKECLCSAPPPKISDLMNDEDLLYSLRLKLDPTHCTVKNWKNFASRWGMSYDELTLLEQRTHGPTYHSPTQEFLLRYNQKPVTELTELCQLYQRIDVLRLLQRWMENDWPSRWQQAH; encoded by the exons ATGTTTGAAACAATCGTAATGAACATGACGAGCTTGAAGGCGTTCACCGAGCCGTTTG ggaGAGTGGCTTCTGAACCGGTGGAGGACACGGACCCCAGCAGCTTCATTGCAGATATg tctctgAGGTCAAATTACCCTGTTCAGGTCACTGACCCACAAG ATCCTGTAACCCTACAGCTCAGCTCTGTTCCCCCTGGATATCTGTTGTCAGCGGTGGACAGGATACGACAG CCTGTGGAAAATGACAGTAGTGCATTTATTCCATCATCTTCAGTTTCATTAG ACTTCGGTAAAGAACAAAAGCCCTGTAAGGAGTGTTTATGTTCTGCCCCTCCACCCAAAATCAGTGACCTCATGAATGACGAAGACCTTCTCTACAGTCTAAGGCTAAAGCTGGATCCAACTCACTGCACTGTCAAAAACTGGAAGAACTTTGCAAGCCGCTGGGGAATGAGCTACGACGAGCTCACGCTTCTAGAGCAGCGCACACACGGTCCCACCTACCATAGTCCCACTCAAGAGTTCCTCCTGCGCTACAACCAGAAACCTGTCACGGAGCTCACCGAACTCTGCCAGCTGTACCAGCGCATCGATGTGCTTCGATTGCTCCAGAGGTGGATGGAGAACGACTGGCCCTCACGCTGGCAGCAGGCCCATTAG
- the LOC109070482 gene encoding ectodysplasin-A receptor-associated adapter protein-like isoform X3, producing the protein MQLETTRGEHLQGRVASEPVEDTDPSSFIADMSLRSNYPVQVTDPQGIRDPVTLQLSSVPPGYLLSAVDRIRQPVENDSSAFIPSSSVSLDFGKEQKPCKECLCSAPPPKISDLMNDEDLLYSLRLKLDPTHCTVKNWKNFASRWGMSYDELTLLEQRTHGPTYHSPTQEFLLRYNQKPVTELTELCQLYQRIDVLRLLQRWMENDWPSRWQQAH; encoded by the exons ATGCAGTTGGAAACGACAAGAGGTGAACATTTACAGG ggaGAGTGGCTTCTGAACCGGTGGAGGACACGGACCCCAGCAGCTTCATTGCAGATATg tctctgAGGTCAAATTACCCTGTTCAGGTCACTGACCCACAAGGTATCAgag ATCCTGTAACCCTACAGCTCAGCTCTGTTCCCCCTGGATATCTGTTGTCAGCGGTGGACAGGATACGACAG CCTGTGGAAAATGACAGTAGTGCATTTATTCCATCATCTTCAGTTTCATTAG ACTTCGGTAAAGAACAAAAGCCCTGTAAGGAGTGTTTATGTTCTGCCCCTCCACCCAAAATCAGTGACCTCATGAATGACGAAGACCTTCTCTACAGTCTAAGGCTAAAGCTGGATCCAACTCACTGCACTGTCAAAAACTGGAAGAACTTTGCAAGCCGCTGGGGAATGAGCTACGACGAGCTCACGCTTCTAGAGCAGCGCACACACGGTCCCACCTACCATAGTCCCACTCAAGAGTTCCTCCTGCGCTACAACCAGAAACCTGTCACGGAGCTCACCGAACTCTGCCAGCTGTACCAGCGCATCGATGTGCTTCGATTGCTCCAGAGGTGGATGGAGAACGACTGGCCCTCACGCTGGCAGCAGGCCCATTAG
- the LOC109070482 gene encoding ectodysplasin-A receptor-associated adapter protein-like isoform X4 — MQLETTRGEHLQGRVASEPVEDTDPSSFIADMSLRSNYPVQVTDPQDPVTLQLSSVPPGYLLSAVDRIRQPVENDSSAFIPSSSVSLDFGKEQKPCKECLCSAPPPKISDLMNDEDLLYSLRLKLDPTHCTVKNWKNFASRWGMSYDELTLLEQRTHGPTYHSPTQEFLLRYNQKPVTELTELCQLYQRIDVLRLLQRWMENDWPSRWQQAH; from the exons ATGCAGTTGGAAACGACAAGAGGTGAACATTTACAGG ggaGAGTGGCTTCTGAACCGGTGGAGGACACGGACCCCAGCAGCTTCATTGCAGATATg tctctgAGGTCAAATTACCCTGTTCAGGTCACTGACCCACAAG ATCCTGTAACCCTACAGCTCAGCTCTGTTCCCCCTGGATATCTGTTGTCAGCGGTGGACAGGATACGACAG CCTGTGGAAAATGACAGTAGTGCATTTATTCCATCATCTTCAGTTTCATTAG ACTTCGGTAAAGAACAAAAGCCCTGTAAGGAGTGTTTATGTTCTGCCCCTCCACCCAAAATCAGTGACCTCATGAATGACGAAGACCTTCTCTACAGTCTAAGGCTAAAGCTGGATCCAACTCACTGCACTGTCAAAAACTGGAAGAACTTTGCAAGCCGCTGGGGAATGAGCTACGACGAGCTCACGCTTCTAGAGCAGCGCACACACGGTCCCACCTACCATAGTCCCACTCAAGAGTTCCTCCTGCGCTACAACCAGAAACCTGTCACGGAGCTCACCGAACTCTGCCAGCTGTACCAGCGCATCGATGTGCTTCGATTGCTCCAGAGGTGGATGGAGAACGACTGGCCCTCACGCTGGCAGCAGGCCCATTAG
- the LOC109070482 gene encoding ectodysplasin-A receptor-associated adapter protein-like isoform X6, translated as MDSGYTGRVASEPVEDTDPSSFIADMSLRSNYPVQVTDPQDPVTLQLSSVPPGYLLSAVDRIRQPVENDSSAFIPSSSVSLDFGKEQKPCKECLCSAPPPKISDLMNDEDLLYSLRLKLDPTHCTVKNWKNFASRWGMSYDELTLLEQRTHGPTYHSPTQEFLLRYNQKPVTELTELCQLYQRIDVLRLLQRWMENDWPSRWQQAH; from the exons ATGGATTCAGGCTACACAG ggaGAGTGGCTTCTGAACCGGTGGAGGACACGGACCCCAGCAGCTTCATTGCAGATATg tctctgAGGTCAAATTACCCTGTTCAGGTCACTGACCCACAAG ATCCTGTAACCCTACAGCTCAGCTCTGTTCCCCCTGGATATCTGTTGTCAGCGGTGGACAGGATACGACAG CCTGTGGAAAATGACAGTAGTGCATTTATTCCATCATCTTCAGTTTCATTAG ACTTCGGTAAAGAACAAAAGCCCTGTAAGGAGTGTTTATGTTCTGCCCCTCCACCCAAAATCAGTGACCTCATGAATGACGAAGACCTTCTCTACAGTCTAAGGCTAAAGCTGGATCCAACTCACTGCACTGTCAAAAACTGGAAGAACTTTGCAAGCCGCTGGGGAATGAGCTACGACGAGCTCACGCTTCTAGAGCAGCGCACACACGGTCCCACCTACCATAGTCCCACTCAAGAGTTCCTCCTGCGCTACAACCAGAAACCTGTCACGGAGCTCACCGAACTCTGCCAGCTGTACCAGCGCATCGATGTGCTTCGATTGCTCCAGAGGTGGATGGAGAACGACTGGCCCTCACGCTGGCAGCAGGCCCATTAG
- the LOC109070482 gene encoding ectodysplasin-A receptor-associated adapter protein-like isoform X5: MDSGYTGRVASEPVEDTDPSSFIADMSLRSNYPVQVTDPQGIRDPVTLQLSSVPPGYLLSAVDRIRQPVENDSSAFIPSSSVSLDFGKEQKPCKECLCSAPPPKISDLMNDEDLLYSLRLKLDPTHCTVKNWKNFASRWGMSYDELTLLEQRTHGPTYHSPTQEFLLRYNQKPVTELTELCQLYQRIDVLRLLQRWMENDWPSRWQQAH; encoded by the exons ATGGATTCAGGCTACACAG ggaGAGTGGCTTCTGAACCGGTGGAGGACACGGACCCCAGCAGCTTCATTGCAGATATg tctctgAGGTCAAATTACCCTGTTCAGGTCACTGACCCACAAGGTATCAgag ATCCTGTAACCCTACAGCTCAGCTCTGTTCCCCCTGGATATCTGTTGTCAGCGGTGGACAGGATACGACAG CCTGTGGAAAATGACAGTAGTGCATTTATTCCATCATCTTCAGTTTCATTAG ACTTCGGTAAAGAACAAAAGCCCTGTAAGGAGTGTTTATGTTCTGCCCCTCCACCCAAAATCAGTGACCTCATGAATGACGAAGACCTTCTCTACAGTCTAAGGCTAAAGCTGGATCCAACTCACTGCACTGTCAAAAACTGGAAGAACTTTGCAAGCCGCTGGGGAATGAGCTACGACGAGCTCACGCTTCTAGAGCAGCGCACACACGGTCCCACCTACCATAGTCCCACTCAAGAGTTCCTCCTGCGCTACAACCAGAAACCTGTCACGGAGCTCACCGAACTCTGCCAGCTGTACCAGCGCATCGATGTGCTTCGATTGCTCCAGAGGTGGATGGAGAACGACTGGCCCTCACGCTGGCAGCAGGCCCATTAG
- the LOC109070469 gene encoding neuroblast differentiation-associated protein AHNAK-like produces the protein MMNGETKIHALSESVTLEDTEKGGVVVTGTTNPAINLFEDDQLVAATIHLDHLSKDEVLNLIRILKPYDKNLELKTAKDLKAGLSLGDLRLNSEAGLQAPGVQVNGLKGQINAPSLKGGISTPAVNAEMPQIELKNATPNFSHLGFKQPTFGMSAPNLKGAGLDGTLEAPDVSVSTPTLNTPDVSVNVDKPELKTKKPKFKMPTFSLHAKKPRIDGDMNLTAPDINADLKTPDLNLSAPKINGEIGTPEVDMTLPKTELSCPNLDIETPKANIEAPSGKIKFPKLKKAKTTKVKVPEVSVDTNLSAPKLNADVSAPNVDTDLPRANLEAPDVDIKTPDVNINAPSGKRKWPTFKKPTFGQKVKAPEVGLDVSTPDLSLSAPNIDGDISIPNADVNLPRADVDVKAPDVNINAPSAKYKFHTLKMPKLNLHKSKLKTPDLNAEVQAPDLGMSAPGVDINLPKAELDGPNLDVKTPDLNLSASDLDIKTPAVDVTTPDIDIETPSAKLKKPHVKLPKINLSGPKMKGPDVDLNAQADLHGPNLDVKAQDLSLSAPKVDGKLSAPDVDLNLPDVNVKSPNVDLEVPDIDINAPKVDIDAPSGKAKLPHFKMPKFGLSGPRVKTPNLDAPDVDVNIPSAELKGPNVDVKAPDLSVSTPKFEGDISAPSLDIGLPKANLNAPTANIGGNLKSPNLNLSTPDVDLDLPKAELEGPDATLKVPDVDINAPSGKMKLPHFNLPKLNFSGPKVKGPELEANADLDLSVPKLKGELNAPSVDLNLPKAEISVPDVNATLPKAEVSVPNLDIKSPNLEAPSGKLKPITFKKPKIDLSGPKVKTPEIDLNTEAPDLSLSAPSVDADVKVPDADINLPKADVDLSAPKGKLKFPTLKKFNLSGPKVKSPDVDIAADVHGPDLNLSAPGVGTPDVDASLPNAGVDLDVPTADVDISAPKGKLKFPTLKRFNLSGPKVKSPDVDIAADVSGPDLNLSGPGIGSPDIDVSLPKAGVDVDVPTADVDISAPKGKLKFPGLKKSNLSGPKVKSPDVDIAADVRGPDLNLSAPEVGTPNIDVSLPKAGVDVDVPTADVDISAPKGKLKFPTLKKFNLSGPKVKSPDVDIATDVRGPNLNLSAPEVGTPDIDVSLPKAGVDVDVPTADVDISAPKGKVKFPTIKKFNVSGPKVKSPDVDIAADVSRPDLNLSAPGVGTPDVDVSLPNAGLDVDVPGINAEVEGSKRRVKWPFKWRKSTESKDEDINIKAPELNGTTGEMKLPRNIPLFKPHPLPEMNIDSILQELTGAVDLSTDPTKTTTDTVDSVSSVKTNLKASPPSAGVNGQTATVDIQERLRLSNARTTSPDFGISSEPDSPKVNRGTFSVTKPDAENCVIHTTCNEDDAKITLSLNNMLGLPTD, from the exons ATGATG AATGGAGAAACAAAGATTCATGCTCTGTCAGAGAGTGTAACTTTGGAGGACACAGAAAAAGGAGGGGTCGTCGTCACAGGAACCACGAATCCAGCGATTAACCTGTTCGAAG ATGATCAGTTGGTTGCTGCAACCATTCATCTGGACCACCTCAGTAAAGATGAAGTGCTAAACCTGATCAGAATCCTCAAGCCCTATGACAAGAACCTTGAACTTAAGACAGCAAAGGATCTGAAAGCAGGACTG TCTCTTGGTGATCTCCGATTAAACAGTGAGGCAGGACTTCAAGCACCAGGCGTTCAGGTTAATGGGCTGAAAGGACAGATAAATGCCCCAAGCCTTAAGGGTGGCATCTCAACCCCTGCAGTAAATGCAGAAATGCCACAGATTGAGCTAAAGAATGCCACACCTAACTTCAGCCACCTGGGGTTTAAACAGCCAACTTTTGGCATGTCTGCACCAAATCTCAAAGGAGCAGGTCTGGATGGTACATTAGAAGCACCTGATGTCAGTGTCTCTACCCCTACTCTCAACACCCCAGATGTTTCTGTTAATGTGGACAAGCCTGAACTGAAGACCAAAAAACCCAAGTTCAAAATGCCCACCTTCAGTCTACATGCTAAAAAACCAAGGATTGATGGTGATATGAATTTAACCGCCCCAGACATAAATGCTGACCTAAAAACCCCTGATCTGAATCTGTCAGCCCCAAAGATTAATGGAGAAATTGGCACCCCTGAAGTAGACATGACCTTGCCAAAAACTGAGCTCAGTTGTCCAAACCTGGACATCGAAACACCAAAAGCTAATATTGAAGCTCCCTCTGGCAAGATTAAATTTCCTAAATTAAAGAAAGCAAAAACTACAAAAGTGAAAGTACCAGAGGTGAGTGTTGATACAAATCTTTCTGCCCCAAAATTAAATGCAGATGTTAGTGCACCAAATGTTGACACTGATCTGCCAAGAGCCAATCTTGAAGCTCCAGATGTGGATATTAAAACTCCTGATGTCAATATAAATGCTCCCTCTGGCAAAAGAAAATGGCCAACATTTAAGAAACCCACATTTGGGCAGAAGGTTAAAGCACCAGAGGTTGGCTTAGATGTCTCAACACCTGATTTAAGTCTCTCAGCACCAAACATAGATGGGGATATCAGCATCCCAAATGCAGATGTCAATTTACCAAGGGCTGATGTTGATGTAAAAGCACCTGACGTAAACATTAATGCTCCGTCTGCAAAGTACAAGTTCCACACTCTTAAAATGCCAAAGCTAAACTTGCATAAATCAAAGCTGAAAACTCCAGATCTAAATGCAGAGGTACAAGCACCAGACTTGGGCATGTCAGCTCCTGGGGTAGATATTAATCTGCCAAAAGCTGAACTAGATGGACCGAATCTAGATGTCAAGACACCAGACCTCAACCTCTCTGCATCAGATCTAGATATTAAAACTCCAGCTGTTGATGTGACAACACCAGATATTGACATAGAAACTCCATCTGCAAAGTTAAAGAAGCCCCATGTTAAACTGCCTAAAATAAATCTATCTGGGCCAAAAATGAAAGGTCCAGATGTAGACCTCAATGCACAGGCAGATCTCCATGGACCGAACCTAGATGTGAAAGCTCAAGATCTCAGTCTTTCAGCACCCAAAGTGGATGGTAAATTGAGTGCTCCAGATGTGGATCTAAACTTGCCAGATGTTAACGTCAAAAGTCCAAATGTAGACCTTGAAGTCCCAGACATTGACATAAATGCTCCTAAAGTAGACATTGATGCCCCCTCTGGCAAAGCCAAGCTACCTCACTTTAAGATGCCTAAATTTGGTCTTTCTGGACCTCGGGTTAAAACCCCAAATCTAGATGCACCTGATGTAGATGTGAATATCCCCTCAGCAGAACTCAAAGGACCTAATGTAGATGTTAAAGCACCCGATCTTAGTGTTTCCACACCTAAATTTGAAGGTGACATTTCTGCTCCCTCTTTAGACATTGGCCTGCCAAAAGCCAACTTGAATGCTCCAACTGCAAACATTGGGGGAAATCTAAAGTCACCAAATCTCAATCTCTCCACCCCAGATGTAGACTTAGACTTGCCAAAAGCAGAGCTTGAAGGACCTGATGCTACCCTTAAAGTCCCAGATGTTGACATTAATGCGCCATCTGGAAAAATGAAGTTGCCACATTTCAATTTGCCAAAACTGAATTTCTCTGGGCCAAAAGTTAAAGGGCCTGAGCTGGAAGCTAACGCAGATCTAGATCTCTCAGTTCCCAAACTCAAAGGAGAATTAAATGCACCTAGTGTTGACCTAAATCTTCCCAAAGCTGAGATCAGTGTGCCTGATGTAAATGCAACTTTACCAAAAGCTGAGGTCAGCGTTCCCAATCTAGATATCAAGTCCCCAAACTTAGAGGCTCCATCTGGAAAGTTGAAACCGATTACATTTAAGAAACCAAAAATTGACCTTTCTGGTCCAAAAGTGAAGACACCTGAGATTGACTTAAATACAGAAGCTCCTGATCTCAGCCTCTCAGCTCCAAGTGTTGATGCAGATGTCAAAGTGCCAGATGCTGATATAAACCTTCCCAAAGCAGATGTTGACCTCAGTGCTCCCAAAGGAAAGTTGAAATTCCCAACACTCAAAAAGTTCAATCTATCTGGTCCAAAAGTCAAATCTCCTGATGTTGACATTGCCGCTGATGTACATGGACCAGATTTGAACCTATCTGCACCTGGGGTTGGTACCCCTGATGTTGACGCGAGTCTACCAAATGCTGGGGTTGATTTAGATGTTCCCACAGCAGACGTTGACATCAGTGCTCCCAAAGGAAAGTTGAAATTTCCAACACTCAAAAGGTTTAACCTGTCTGGTCCAAAAGTCAAATCTCCTGATGTTGACATTGCTGCTGATGTAAGTGGACCAGACCTAAATCTATCTGGACCTGGAATTGGTAGTCCTGATATTGATGTGAGTCTCCCAAAAGCTGGGGTTGATGTAGACGTTCCCACAGCAGACGTTGACATCAGTGCTCCCAAAGGAAAGCTGAAATTCCCGGGACTCAAAAAGTCAAACCTATCTGGTCCAAAAGTCAAATCTCCTGATGTTGACATTGCTGCTGATGTAAGAGGACCAGATCTGAACCTATCCGCACCTGAGGTTGGTACTCCTAATATTGATGTGAGTCTACCAAAAGCTGGGGTTGATGTAGATGTTCCCACAGCAGACGTTGACATCAGTGCTCCCAAAGGAAAGTTGAAATTCCCAACACTCAAAAAGTTCAACCTATCTGGTCCAAAAGTCAAATCTCCTGATGTTGACATTGCTACTGATGTAAGAGGACCAAATCTGAACCTATCTGCACCTGAGGTTGGTACTCCTGATATTGATGTGAGTCTACCAAAAGCTGGGGTTGATGTAGATGTTCCCACAGCAGATGTTGACATCAGTGCGCCCAAAGGAAAGGTGAAATTCCCAACCATCAAAAAGTTTAACGTTTCTGGTCCAAAAGTCAAATCTCCTGATGTCGACATTGCTGCTGATGTAAGTAGACCAGATCTGAACTTATCTGCTCCTGGGGTTGGTACTCCTGATGTTGACGTGAGTCTACCAAATGCTGGGCTTGATGTAGATGTTCCAGGCATCAATGCTGAAGTTGAGGGCTCCAAGCGTAGGGTAAAATGGCCATTCAAATGGCGAAAATCTACTGAATCAAAGGATGAGGATATAAACATTAAAGCACCAGAATTAAATGGTACCACTGGAGAAATGAAACTCCCCAGAAATATACCATTGTTCAAGCCTCACCCCCTACCTGAAATGAACATTGACAGTATCTTACAAGAACTCACTGGAGCGGTTGACCTCAGTACTGACCCTACAAAAACAACTACTGACACAGTTGACTCGGTCTCGTCAGTCAAGACAAATCTTAAAGCTTCTCCTCCGTCTGCTGGGGTCAATGGACAAACAGCTACTGTAGATATCCAGGAAAGGCTGAGGTTGTCTAATGCACGTACTACAAGCCCAGATTTCGGCATTTCTTCAGAACCAGACAGCCCTAAAGTGAATAGAGGAACATTTAGTGTCACAAAgcctgatgctgaaaattgcgtAATTCATACAACTTGCAACGAAGATGATGCCAAGATTACTCTCAGCTTGAACAACATGCTTGGTTTGCCAACAGactaa